In a genomic window of Candidatus Cloacimonadota bacterium:
- a CDS encoding rhodanese-like domain-containing protein — protein sequence MKIIFKIFISILLLSVFSIAGCYQDVPVKNGIQELSAEPAHALIEKNAANQDFMIIDVRSENEFERENIPGALNLLYTDKDFTDKMLHYGKDKIYIFYCLSGGRSRSAIQKLIPLGFTHVYNLEGGIEDWKDAGYEVVSE from the coding sequence ATGAAGATAATATTTAAGATTTTCATTTCAATCCTTTTACTTTCAGTATTTTCAATTGCGGGTTGTTATCAGGATGTTCCTGTAAAAAATGGTATTCAGGAACTCTCCGCAGAACCGGCACATGCACTTATCGAAAAGAATGCAGCCAATCAGGATTTTATGATCATTGATGTACGCTCAGAAAATGAGTTCGAGAGGGAAAATATCCCGGGTGCTTTAAATCTGCTTTATACAGATAAGGATTTTACAGATAAAATGCTTCATTATGGCAAAGATAAAATATACATATTCTATTGCCTTTCCGGTGGTCGTAGCAGATCAGCGATACAAAAACTAATCCCACTTGGATTTACACATGTATATAACTTGGAGGGTGGAATTGAAGATTGGAAGGATGCAGGTTACGAGGTTGTTTCGGAATAA
- a CDS encoding asparaginase, giving the protein MKIKIYVTGGTFDKEYNELTGELFFQDTHIQEMLLLGRCKLDLKIRTLMLEDSLSMTNSDRKIILEHCLDSEEDKIVITHGTDMMVATAKVLGEAIKDKTVVLTGAMIPYRFGSSDGLFNLGSALAFVQTLPHGVYVSMNGKYFEWDKVVKNKKTGIFEDID; this is encoded by the coding sequence ATGAAAATTAAGATCTATGTAACCGGCGGAACCTTTGATAAGGAATACAATGAACTCACAGGTGAGCTTTTCTTCCAGGACACGCATATCCAGGAAATGCTCCTCCTCGGACGATGCAAACTCGATCTTAAGATCAGAACGCTCATGCTCGAGGACAGCCTGAGTATGACGAATTCGGACAGGAAGATCATCTTGGAGCACTGTCTCGATTCTGAGGAAGATAAAATTGTCATCACCCACGGCACGGATATGATGGTTGCCACCGCAAAAGTCCTCGGCGAGGCTATTAAAGACAAAACAGTTGTGCTTACCGGTGCAATGATCCCTTATAGGTTCGGCAGCTCGGACGGGCTCTTCAACCTGGGCAGCGCACTTGCGTTTGTTCAAACCCTGCCGCATGGGGTGTACGTCTCTATGAACGGGAAATATTTTGAGTGGGATAAAGTGGTGAAAAATAAAAAGACGGGAATCTTCGAAGATATCGATTAA
- a CDS encoding BatA and WFA domain-containing protein has product MNLSFLNSLFLIGLVAALIPILIHLFIKYKPKIVYFSSLRFLKEVQKKKSRLLRLRELLLLITRILIIIFFILALARPVIQALLPQKSTSHAPTAIALIVDNSYSMNYLEKDESVFDIAKQKAQDILTVLNDNDRVMLLTLSPSYNSSHSFFSSPNEAEVELAKLVISDNTTSLSKVVTDITPSIAQTDMINREIYIITDEQEYPWQDIQDIELVEELFVIPAVSDSIKQNISSVSARYVPGILSETNNPVIKASIKNNSPTPASDVIVSLVLNNTTRAETAVDLNPYQPKELTFEVPEQGERFYFGEVNVKDEMLPDDNVFYFNFPVQSNPKICVISSKEIPKALSFVLDVITQQQWEHVASQEMSEQFIDNNELFIVYASNDFDDKMNFYADKILQNGKTLFLLPHGNMHEYKDMKEWLIRKDVHYLELEEEHSVIGFVNNAHPICAVINKDHFQSVDINKSWQVKAPNFVPLISTDNGNPILIIRDNLLLSSIDFTSDWSNIIYQTVFPVLFYNIGYYLGDPASEITQYTVGSTPAELDLEGDFLCQMPDGERIPLTFSGSERAFMQTDQQGHYFIYDDYGLVKVLSYNATREESDLSLLSSVKKEQMKNDLKNLHFLTEEDWKENILTSRYGYEFWKQLLWIVLVLLVIEMALAYSGKGFLNK; this is encoded by the coding sequence ATGAATTTATCTTTTCTGAACTCCCTTTTTCTCATCGGGCTGGTTGCAGCGCTTATCCCAATCCTGATCCATCTCTTCATCAAGTACAAACCGAAGATTGTCTATTTCAGTTCATTACGATTCCTGAAAGAGGTTCAGAAAAAGAAATCACGATTGCTTCGATTGCGAGAACTCCTCCTTCTGATCACCCGAATACTTATAATCATCTTTTTCATACTTGCACTGGCACGGCCGGTCATTCAAGCCCTGCTTCCCCAGAAGAGCACATCACATGCACCAACTGCGATAGCACTAATAGTTGATAATAGCTATAGTATGAATTATCTGGAAAAAGATGAATCAGTATTTGATATTGCCAAGCAGAAAGCACAGGATATTCTCACCGTGTTGAATGATAATGACCGGGTGATGCTCTTAACTCTCAGTCCTTCATATAATTCATCTCACAGCTTCTTTTCATCTCCAAACGAAGCTGAAGTTGAGCTTGCCAAACTTGTGATTTCAGATAATACGACTTCCCTGTCAAAAGTAGTGACAGACATTACGCCGAGTATAGCCCAAACAGATATGATCAACAGGGAAATATACATTATCACCGATGAGCAGGAATATCCGTGGCAGGATATCCAGGACATTGAACTCGTCGAGGAACTTTTCGTGATCCCTGCAGTTTCAGACAGTATAAAACAGAATATTAGCTCGGTGAGTGCGCGCTATGTTCCGGGGATTTTAAGCGAAACCAACAATCCGGTCATAAAAGCATCGATTAAGAACAATTCTCCAACTCCAGCTTCGGATGTCATCGTCTCACTCGTTTTGAATAATACCACACGTGCGGAAACTGCTGTTGATCTTAATCCTTACCAACCAAAGGAACTCACTTTCGAGGTACCCGAGCAAGGAGAACGTTTTTATTTTGGAGAAGTGAACGTAAAAGATGAGATGCTTCCCGATGATAATGTATTCTACTTCAATTTTCCTGTGCAGAGCAATCCAAAAATATGCGTCATCTCTTCCAAGGAGATACCGAAAGCCCTTTCGTTTGTTTTAGATGTCATCACCCAGCAGCAATGGGAGCATGTTGCATCACAGGAAATGAGCGAACAGTTCATCGATAACAATGAACTTTTCATTGTGTATGCATCCAACGACTTTGATGATAAGATGAATTTTTATGCTGATAAGATTCTGCAAAATGGTAAAACTCTTTTTTTGCTACCTCATGGAAACATGCATGAGTACAAAGACATGAAAGAGTGGCTTATCAGGAAGGATGTTCATTACCTAGAGCTTGAAGAGGAACATTCGGTCATCGGTTTTGTTAATAACGCACACCCGATCTGCGCAGTGATCAACAAGGATCATTTTCAATCTGTCGATATAAATAAGTCGTGGCAGGTGAAAGCACCAAATTTTGTTCCCCTTATCTCAACCGACAATGGAAATCCTATTCTAATAATCAGGGATAACCTGCTTCTTTCGTCAATAGATTTCACGAGCGATTGGAGCAATATTATCTACCAGACCGTATTTCCTGTGCTGTTTTATAATATTGGATACTACCTGGGAGACCCGGCTTCAGAGATTACTCAGTATACGGTTGGAAGCACGCCAGCAGAGCTCGATCTTGAGGGGGATTTTCTCTGCCAGATGCCGGATGGTGAAAGGATACCCTTGACCTTTAGCGGAAGTGAAAGGGCTTTCATGCAGACAGACCAGCAGGGACATTATTTTATATACGATGATTACGGGCTTGTGAAAGTTCTATCCTATAATGCAACTCGTGAAGAAAGCGATCTTTCCTTACTCAGTTCTGTGAAGAAAGAGCAGATGAAGAATGACTTGAAGAATTTACATTTCCTCACGGAAGAAGACTGGAAAGAAAACATCTTAACATCTCGTTACGGTTATGAATTCTGGAAGCAACTACTATGGATCGTTCTTGTGCTTCTTGTTATCGAGATGGCACTCGCGTATTCAGGAAAAGGGTTTCTTAACAAGTGA
- a CDS encoding N-acetyltransferase produces the protein MTETTRITIKNISSKKDLKTFIKIPWSVYKNDKNWVPPLISMEKERFDPEKGAYFKNAEVEFYIAYRDDRPVGRIAAHINHTHNNFHKDKVGFFGFFECMPDYEAAEALFHAASGWLKERGMDTIRGPMNYSTNDECGLLVDGFNVPPVVMMTYNPQYYESFIKKFGFQKAKDLFAYFINIDGMPERLDSAINRIKERRKFTIKKLRKKHFLEDVETVFEIYNNAWQYNWGFVPMTRDEMKYLAKELKDIIDFDLAYIVYIDEKPIAFSLTLPDVNQALIKLRNGRLLPFGWLKLLLSMKNINQVRVVTLGIVKNYKNIGIDTVLYYETIKESVRKGMPRGELSWILEDNLRMCRPIERMGGKVYKTYRVYDKKLS, from the coding sequence ATGACAGAAACAACAAGAATAACAATCAAGAACATATCATCAAAGAAGGACCTTAAGACATTTATCAAGATTCCTTGGAGTGTGTATAAGAACGACAAAAACTGGGTACCTCCTTTGATCAGCATGGAAAAAGAGCGCTTTGATCCTGAGAAAGGTGCATATTTCAAAAATGCAGAAGTCGAGTTCTATATTGCATATCGTGATGACAGACCAGTTGGAAGGATCGCAGCGCATATTAATCATACACACAATAATTTCCATAAAGATAAGGTCGGCTTTTTCGGATTTTTCGAGTGCATGCCGGATTATGAAGCTGCTGAAGCTCTCTTCCACGCTGCATCTGGTTGGCTGAAAGAGCGAGGTATGGATACCATACGCGGACCGATGAACTACTCGACGAACGACGAATGCGGTCTCCTCGTAGATGGATTCAATGTTCCGCCCGTTGTGATGATGACGTACAATCCCCAGTATTATGAAAGTTTTATCAAAAAATTCGGGTTCCAAAAAGCAAAAGATCTTTTTGCGTATTTTATTAATATTGATGGAATGCCGGAACGGCTTGATAGTGCTATCAACCGGATAAAAGAACGCAGGAAATTCACGATAAAAAAACTCCGCAAGAAGCATTTCCTGGAAGACGTCGAGACGGTTTTTGAGATATATAATAATGCCTGGCAGTATAATTGGGGTTTTGTACCAATGACCCGGGATGAGATGAAATATCTCGCCAAAGAATTAAAAGATATTATCGATTTTGATCTTGCATACATTGTGTATATTGACGAAAAACCGATCGCCTTTTCACTGACGCTTCCGGATGTAAATCAGGCACTTATCAAACTAAGGAATGGACGGCTTCTGCCATTTGGATGGCTCAAGCTTCTTCTTTCAATGAAGAATATCAACCAGGTGCGGGTTGTTACACTTGGGATTGTGAAAAATTATAAAAATATCGGCATCGACACAGTGCTGTATTATGAAACCATTAAAGAAAGTGTGCGTAAAGGAATGCCCCGAGGTGAGTTGTCATGGATTCTTGAAGACAACCTCCGGATGTGCCGTCCCATAGAACGCATGGGCGGCAAGGTGTATAAAACCTACCGCGTATACGACAAGAAGCTTTCTTAA
- a CDS encoding ABC transporter ATP-binding protein: MKLFLRILSYLKKVWPKVILGLIVLIIFASFSGVSIGMVYPVVDEIFVKQTAEEWKADEVNRESGNISYVFKETGWLFGQGIQAVKDNWHEKDRFKEIKEDFSVSLKEFAERNSKSMILKLLLVLAVILFLVRSLSMYGQQIIFKQIEEKVIMFIRNDFYEALLKKPIEFFHSHKLGEIISRAVNDVKLVRGMTLNAVTSLIRNLLLITVYVIMMISVSPKMSLMTLFVVIPISIVVSLISNALKRRSRKVQQKFADITSILQETIMNIRIVLSFAMGNYERARFMKENRKFYKKSVHMMRAGQLVTPFTEFMSVMITLVIIWYGGLLVLNPSNAMTAGKFSLFLVALLSSLHPIKEIARVYSEINKGLAAAERVFDVIDEPVLLQDSEDALPIMSFNDSIVFDKVSFKYPTSDIVLRDIDLTIEKGEAVAFVGPSGGGKSTLINLILRFYDPTSGKINVDGTDMRKYKIENIRNLTGMVTQEVILFDDTIEHNISYGRIDAPKEDIINAARAANAHDFILELENGYDTIIGERGVKLSGGQKQRIAIARAILKNPQILIFDEATSSLDGESEYQVQEAIYRLMKNRTTLIIAHRLSTIRNCTKIVVVDKGIIAEQGSHEELIGQGNLYKKLHDIQFRDFSENNSE; encoded by the coding sequence GAAGAGTGGAAGGCAGATGAGGTGAACAGGGAGTCAGGAAATATTTCCTATGTTTTTAAAGAAACGGGATGGCTTTTCGGGCAGGGCATTCAGGCAGTCAAAGATAATTGGCATGAAAAGGACAGGTTCAAGGAAATTAAAGAGGACTTCAGTGTTTCGCTAAAAGAATTTGCTGAGCGGAATTCAAAAAGCATGATCCTCAAACTGCTGCTTGTGCTTGCTGTTATACTATTCCTGGTTCGCAGTCTTTCGATGTATGGACAGCAGATCATCTTTAAACAGATCGAAGAAAAAGTGATCATGTTTATCAGGAATGATTTCTATGAAGCACTCCTAAAAAAACCGATAGAATTTTTCCACAGCCATAAGCTGGGTGAGATCATTTCACGCGCAGTCAATGATGTTAAACTTGTTCGGGGTATGACACTGAATGCAGTCACGAGTCTTATCAGGAACCTTCTGCTCATTACTGTGTATGTTATTATGATGATCTCCGTGAGTCCCAAAATGTCCCTGATGACACTTTTTGTGGTCATACCAATTTCCATTGTCGTGAGCTTGATCTCCAATGCACTGAAGCGGCGGAGCAGAAAGGTGCAGCAGAAATTTGCCGACATAACCTCGATCCTGCAGGAAACCATCATGAATATACGCATTGTATTGTCCTTTGCAATGGGCAATTACGAGCGAGCTCGCTTCATGAAGGAAAACAGGAAATTTTATAAAAAATCAGTACATATGATGAGAGCTGGTCAGCTTGTGACACCATTTACAGAATTCATGTCTGTGATGATCACGCTTGTCATCATATGGTATGGAGGATTGCTTGTTCTGAATCCCTCCAATGCAATGACTGCCGGAAAATTTTCGCTCTTCCTTGTTGCTTTACTTTCCAGTTTACATCCAATCAAGGAGATTGCACGAGTGTATTCCGAGATCAATAAGGGGCTTGCTGCAGCCGAAAGAGTTTTTGATGTGATCGACGAGCCCGTGCTTTTACAAGATAGTGAAGATGCGCTTCCTATTATGAGCTTCAACGATTCCATTGTCTTTGATAAGGTCAGCTTTAAATACCCGACCTCAGACATTGTACTGAGAGACATCGACCTGACGATTGAGAAGGGAGAAGCAGTAGCATTCGTTGGTCCGAGCGGAGGTGGAAAATCGACGCTTATAAATCTCATACTCAGATTTTATGACCCAACCAGCGGTAAGATCAATGTCGATGGAACCGATATGAGGAAATACAAGATTGAGAATATCAGGAATCTAACAGGCATGGTCACACAGGAGGTTATCCTGTTTGATGATACCATCGAGCACAACATTTCATACGGCAGAATCGATGCGCCAAAAGAGGATATCATCAATGCAGCCAGAGCAGCGAATGCCCACGATTTTATCCTTGAGCTTGAAAACGGATATGATACGATTATCGGGGAGCGAGGTGTAAAACTATCTGGAGGGCAGAAGCAGAGGATCGCTATTGCACGCGCCATCCTTAAAAATCCTCAAATTCTTATTTTTGATGAAGCAACATCTTCCCTGGACGGAGAATCCGAATACCAGGTTCAAGAAGCAATTTATCGTCTTATGAAGAACAGAACGACCCTGATCATAGCACATAGACTTTCAACAATCCGAAATTGTACTAAGATCGTGGTTGTCGACAAAGGCATTATTGCAGAACAGGGCTCTCACGAAGAATTGATCGGGCAGGGTAATCTGTATAAGAAATTGCATGATATCCAATTCAGAGATTTTTCTGAAAACAACAGCGAGTAA
- a CDS encoding DUF58 domain-containing protein: MNPKDYLAPEIAAKLDRFELRARLIVEGFITGLHKSPYHGFSVEFLEHREYLPGDSIKHIDWKVFGKTDRYYIKKFEEETNLKAYILLDCSNSMKFSSQKISKLEYGKTLASALTYLMIRQKDGVGLLTFSDTIHSYIPPRSTSVHLNTIFKELEKTEPRSTTNTPEILHNLADRIKKRGLIILITDLLDDPEKVILGLQHFRHEKHEVVLFHILDQEEIDFSYNKKTRFVDMETGEEIITQPWEIKKTYQKKIKEMKAYYSSKCHTSYIDYVPVTTSTSYDKVLFAYLIKRQKLL; the protein is encoded by the coding sequence GTGAATCCGAAAGACTACCTTGCGCCGGAGATAGCAGCAAAACTCGACAGGTTTGAGCTTCGGGCACGCCTGATCGTGGAAGGATTCATTACCGGACTGCACAAGTCGCCCTATCATGGATTTAGTGTAGAGTTCCTGGAGCACAGAGAATACCTGCCCGGTGATTCCATCAAGCACATCGACTGGAAAGTGTTCGGGAAAACGGACAGATATTACATTAAAAAATTTGAAGAAGAGACGAACCTCAAAGCATACATTCTGCTCGATTGCAGCAACTCGATGAAATTCAGTTCACAGAAAATATCAAAGCTGGAATACGGAAAGACTCTTGCATCTGCTCTTACATATTTGATGATCCGCCAGAAAGACGGGGTAGGACTTTTAACGTTTTCCGATACGATCCATTCATACATTCCACCACGATCGACATCCGTGCATCTTAATACTATTTTTAAAGAACTTGAAAAAACAGAACCGCGATCCACGACAAACACACCGGAAATTTTACATAATCTTGCAGATAGGATCAAGAAGAGGGGATTGATAATCCTCATCACCGACCTTCTGGATGATCCTGAAAAAGTGATACTCGGTTTGCAGCATTTCCGGCATGAAAAGCACGAAGTCGTTTTATTTCATATTCTCGATCAGGAGGAAATAGACTTTTCTTATAATAAGAAAACGCGTTTCGTTGATATGGAAACGGGAGAAGAGATCATCACGCAGCCATGGGAGATCAAGAAGACCTACCAGAAAAAGATCAAGGAGATGAAGGCATATTATTCCTCTAAGTGCCACACTTCTTATATTGATTACGTACCTGTTACGACTTCCACTTCGTATGACAAAGTGCTGTTCGCGTATTTGATCAAGCGGCAGAAGTTGTTGTAA
- a CDS encoding glycerol-3-phosphate acyltransferase, whose amino-acid sequence MSILVKEILLIIASYILGSFSFARLFTRFYSKVNIYKAGNFTADAGNVYRHVSKPIGILCWLIDFMRVYLILFLTQYFFLRDRPVLLMLVGLAAVIAHYFPIIHRFLGGYSIVPYFALLAYFAPVPTLIIALISSIIILAYKQIRFSKYLMVVMVPVVSYFYNPLKNTKIPVMYLLLASVAMGVVNFLISRRHSSGI is encoded by the coding sequence ATGAGTATATTAGTTAAAGAAATTCTGTTGATCATCGCTTCGTATATACTGGGTTCTTTTTCCTTTGCGCGTTTGTTTACCCGTTTCTACAGCAAAGTGAATATTTACAAAGCAGGGAATTTTACAGCCGATGCAGGGAATGTGTACAGACACGTGAGCAAACCAATCGGTATTCTCTGCTGGCTCATCGATTTTATGCGCGTGTATCTTATCCTTTTCCTCACACAATATTTTTTCCTGAGAGACAGACCAGTATTGCTTATGCTGGTAGGACTCGCAGCAGTCATAGCACACTATTTCCCGATCATACACAGATTCCTCGGCGGGTACAGCATCGTGCCATATTTTGCGTTACTTGCATATTTTGCGCCAGTTCCAACACTCATTATTGCTTTAATTTCGAGCATCATCATTCTTGCATATAAGCAAATCCGCTTCTCCAAATATCTCATGGTAGTTATGGTTCCGGTGGTGAGTTATTTTTATAATCCCTTAAAAAATACGAAGATCCCGGTCATGTACTTATTACTGGCATCTGTTGCGATGGGAGTGGTTAATTTTTTAATTTCAAGAAGACATAGTAGTGGGATATAG